A stretch of Mobula birostris isolate sMobBir1 chromosome 2, sMobBir1.hap1, whole genome shotgun sequence DNA encodes these proteins:
- the smim8 gene encoding small integral membrane protein 8, with translation MSSSPDPTDGKTEPPKSTGYKTPGLRGIRTTSLFRAVNPELFIKPNKPVMAFGLLTITLCVSYIAYLNATTENKDLYEAIDSEGTRYTRRKTSKWE, from the exons ATGTCATCTTCACCCGACCCTACAGATGGCAAGACAGAGCCTCCAAAGAGTACTGGTTATAAAACTCCAGGACTGAGGGGAATACGAACCACCAGCCTTTTCCGAGCCGTCAATCCAGAGCTCTTCATTAAACCT AATAAACCAGTGATGGCTTTTGGACTACTTACCATAACACTCTGTGTGAGTTATATTGCTTATTTGAATGCCACAACAGAAAACAAAGATTTATATGAAGCAATCGACAGTGAAGGAACAAGATACACAAGGCGAAAGACATCAAAATGggaatga